The sequence GAGAGGCTATTGCATGGCACTTGGCGGAAGAACTAAAACTAAAACCGGAAAACAGAAAGAGAATTGTTTTTCATGAGATTACTAAAAATGCCATTCTAAAATCAATCGAAAACCCGAGAGATATCGACCAAAATTTGGTAAACGCTCAACAAGCGAGAAGATTATTGGACAGAATCGTAGGTTTCGAAATGTCTCCGGTACTATGGAAAAAAGTAAAACCGGGATTATCCGCAGGAAGAGTACAGTCGGTTGCAGTAAGATTAATTGTTGAAAAAGAAAAAGAAATCCGTGAGTTTGTTCCAAAAGCAAGTTTCAAACTAGACGGGATTTTCTTAAATAAAACCGAGCAGGAAATTGCTGCCAAGCTTAAAAAAGATTTCGAAAAAGAAGAAGATGCAGAAAAATTCTTAGAATTAGCAAAATCAACAGAATTCAAAGTTCTGAATGTTGAGACAAGACCGGGAACACGATCTGCCTCGGCTCCTTTTACAACATCTACATTGCAGCAGGAAGCTTCTTCAAGATTAGGATATAATGTTACGACTACCATGCGTCTGGCGCAGACTTTATATGAAGAAGGGCACATTACCTATATGAGAACAGACTCGGTAAACCTTTCTCAGGAAGCTATTGAAGGTGCAAAAAGACAAATTGTCGGTGAATACGGCGCAGAATATTCTTCACCAAGAAATTATACCACAAAATCTGCATCTGCACAGGAAGCTCACGAAGCAATCCGTCCGACTGATTTTGGAGTAAAAAGCATCGGAGATTCTCAATTAAATAAATTATATCAATTAATTTACAGAAGAACGCTGGCTTCTCAGATGGCTAATGCCAAAATAGAGAAAACAGTTATTGAAATAGGTAACCCGAAATTACCGCAAAACTTCGAAGCACAGGGGGAAGTTATCATTTTTGATGGTTTCTTAAAAGCGTACGGAATCGTTAAAACCGAAGAAGACGATGAAGAAAACAACGATAAATTACTTCCAAAAGTAAGTGTGGGTGAAGTTTTAGACTATAAAAAAATCACTGCAACTGAAAAATTCACAAGACCAAGTGCAAGATATACGGAAGCCGGATTGGTAAGGAAGCTTGAAGAATTGGGAATCGGTCGTCCATCGACATATGCACCGACCATTCAGACCATCCAAAACCGTGAGTACGTGGATAAACGTGAGATTGAACCGCAAACTCGTGAAGTGGTTAAAATGTCTTTAACAAAAGATAAAATCAAAAAAGAAGTCCTTGACGAAAAATTCGGTGGGGATAAAAATAAATTCATTCCGACGGACATCGGTGAAGTGGTAAATGATTTCTTAACAGATAATTTCAAGGAAATCTTAGATTACGGTTTTACGGCAAGGGTAGAAGAAAGCTTCGACGAAATTGCAAGCGGTGACCAGAAATGGAAACAGATGATGACGGATTTCTACTCAAAATTCCACCCAAGAATTGCAGATGTAGAAGAAAATGCAGATAGAGCGACAGGTGACAGGCTTTTAGGTATCGATCCGAAAACAGGTAAAAATGTTCATGC is a genomic window of Chryseobacterium wanjuense containing:
- the topA gene encoding type I DNA topoisomerase; the protein is MSKNLVIVESPAKAKTIQKYLGKDFEVKSSFGHIRDLPKKGMGIDLATFSPDYEVSADKKKLVTELKAAVKKAEMVWLASDEDREGEAIAWHLAEELKLKPENRKRIVFHEITKNAILKSIENPRDIDQNLVNAQQARRLLDRIVGFEMSPVLWKKVKPGLSAGRVQSVAVRLIVEKEKEIREFVPKASFKLDGIFLNKTEQEIAAKLKKDFEKEEDAEKFLELAKSTEFKVLNVETRPGTRSASAPFTTSTLQQEASSRLGYNVTTTMRLAQTLYEEGHITYMRTDSVNLSQEAIEGAKRQIVGEYGAEYSSPRNYTTKSASAQEAHEAIRPTDFGVKSIGDSQLNKLYQLIYRRTLASQMANAKIEKTVIEIGNPKLPQNFEAQGEVIIFDGFLKAYGIVKTEEDDEENNDKLLPKVSVGEVLDYKKITATEKFTRPSARYTEAGLVRKLEELGIGRPSTYAPTIQTIQNREYVDKREIEPQTREVVKMSLTKDKIKKEVLDEKFGGDKNKFIPTDIGEVVNDFLTDNFKEILDYGFTARVEESFDEIASGDQKWKQMMTDFYSKFHPRIADVEENADRATGDRLLGIDPKTGKNVHARIGRFGAMIQIGETDDEEKPVFASLMSGQNIATISLEEALELFKLPFDLSQVDGQPVSVGVGRFGPYVKWGETFISIPKGEDPLSVDQKRAEEIINEKKIADAPIATYKGEPVTKGTGRFGPFIKYKDIFVNVPKRYNFENLSQSDINELIDAKLEKEANRYIQQWEKEKISIENGRWGPFIKFGKAMFKIPKKADDTKYDGEELKEVSLDEVKKWITDQDKNAFAEKKKPAAKKAATTKKTTTAKKTVAKKK